A window of Thermococcus sp. MV5 contains these coding sequences:
- the hydB gene encoding NADPH-dependent hydrogenase/sulfhydrogenase 1 subunit beta translates to MRYVKLPKENTYEFLERLKDWGTLYAPIKISEKFYDFREVDDVKKIEFKYNRTIMPPKKFFFLPREKIFEFSISKVEYNEVIENVEPFIIFGVHACDIFGLKIMDTIYLDDLPDKYYKVRRERGIIIGISCTPDEYCFCNLRETDFADDGFDLFFHELPDGWLVRVGSPKGHRIVDKNIKLFEEVTSQDVCNFRDFENKKHQQFKYHEDWGNLRYLLEMEMEHPMWDEQSELCLACGNCNLTCPTCRCYEVQDVPNLDGDTGVRIRRWDSCQLRSHGLVAGNHNFRPTKKSRFMNRYLCKNSYNEKLGISYCVGCGRCTYFCPAEISFVENLRTILGVKDNSCPPEVAEEMPKRGFAYGSSMGGEE, encoded by the coding sequence TTGAGATACGTTAAGTTACCAAAGGAGAATACTTATGAATTCCTAGAACGGTTGAAGGATTGGGGGACACTTTATGCTCCCATAAAGATATCAGAGAAGTTCTATGACTTCAGAGAAGTTGATGATGTTAAGAAAATAGAGTTCAAGTACAATAGAACAATAATGCCACCGAAAAAGTTCTTTTTCCTACCTAGAGAGAAAATATTTGAGTTTAGCATATCAAAGGTAGAGTACAACGAGGTTATTGAAAATGTGGAGCCGTTTATTATTTTTGGAGTGCATGCATGTGATATCTTCGGACTCAAGATAATGGATACAATATACCTTGATGATCTTCCGGACAAGTATTACAAGGTTAGAAGAGAAAGGGGCATAATAATAGGAATAAGCTGTACTCCAGACGAATATTGTTTTTGCAACTTAAGGGAAACAGACTTTGCAGATGATGGTTTTGACTTGTTCTTCCATGAGCTTCCAGATGGCTGGCTGGTAAGGGTAGGAAGTCCAAAGGGACACAGGATAGTTGATAAAAATATTAAGCTCTTTGAGGAAGTAACAAGTCAAGATGTGTGCAATTTTAGAGACTTTGAAAATAAGAAACACCAGCAGTTTAAGTACCATGAGGATTGGGGCAACCTTCGCTATTTGCTTGAGATGGAAATGGAGCACCCAATGTGGGATGAACAAAGCGAACTTTGTTTGGCCTGTGGTAACTGTAATCTAACCTGTCCAACCTGTAGGTGCTATGAGGTTCAGGATGTTCCAAATCTTGATGGGGATACAGGTGTTAGGATTAGAAGGTGGGATTCTTGTCAGTTAAGAAGTCACGGCCTTGTAGCTGGAAATCACAATTTTAGACCAACGAAAAAATCTCGTTTTATGAACAGGTATCTATGTAAGAACTCATACAACGAGAAGCTTGGCATAAGCTATTGTGTTGGATGTGGAAGGTGTACTTACTTCTGTCCAGCAGAGATAAGCTTTGTAGAAAACTTGAGAACTATCCTAGGAGTAAAGGACAATTCATGTCCACCTGAAGTGGCGGAGGAGATGCCAAAGAGAGGATTTGCCTACGGCAGTTCTATGGGAGGTGAAGAATGA
- a CDS encoding MFS transporter encodes MRKKLLILLSLGWIFNYAHRMAIPPLIPIIKGEFSITNAQAGLLMTSLLLPYALIQVPAGYFGDKLGRKRLAVMSIIGYSLASAFMVFARDYWHLLSVRALYGLFAGLYYAPSTALISEIYKERKGSALGIFMIGPPVGSAIAPAIVVPIALTLEWRYSFLVLSLMSTTIGVALMFVIKGEIKRVGRPRFQIPKNIFGLSVMNFLLLAAFFGILTFLPDFFVNNGRSLEEASFYFSLLSIVGIFGSIAGGTVYDKIREASLICILFFNSIFSFILVKTSYPPLVLPLGLFFYSVGPAVTAYTSEHATPDNLGTIMGFVNMMGFFGATTGPYFVGFLIDKIGYEGAFYSISGMYLVSMLILAVEKIRY; translated from the coding sequence ATGCGTAAAAAGCTTCTCATACTACTGTCTCTTGGGTGGATATTTAACTATGCTCATAGAATGGCCATTCCTCCTCTTATCCCTATTATTAAAGGAGAGTTTAGCATAACAAATGCTCAGGCAGGGTTGTTAATGACATCTCTTTTACTTCCTTATGCATTAATTCAAGTACCTGCAGGGTATTTTGGGGATAAACTCGGTAGAAAACGACTTGCTGTAATGAGTATAATTGGATACTCACTGGCAAGTGCTTTTATGGTCTTTGCACGGGATTACTGGCACTTACTAAGTGTAAGAGCACTTTATGGGCTTTTTGCAGGGCTCTATTATGCTCCCTCTACCGCATTAATAAGCGAAATTTACAAAGAAAGAAAAGGATCAGCGTTGGGGATTTTCATGATCGGACCTCCTGTGGGGAGTGCGATTGCCCCAGCTATTGTGGTTCCAATAGCCTTAACTTTGGAGTGGAGATATTCATTTTTAGTACTTTCTCTAATGAGTACCACAATAGGAGTTGCTTTAATGTTCGTCATTAAAGGGGAAATAAAACGGGTTGGAAGACCAAGGTTCCAGATTCCCAAGAATATTTTTGGGTTAAGTGTAATGAATTTTCTATTATTGGCTGCGTTCTTTGGAATATTGACTTTTCTTCCTGATTTTTTTGTTAACAATGGCAGAAGTTTGGAGGAGGCCTCATTCTATTTTTCTCTCCTTTCCATTGTTGGGATTTTTGGATCCATTGCAGGTGGAACAGTATATGATAAGATTAGGGAAGCTAGTTTGATATGTATTCTGTTCTTTAATTCTATTTTCTCATTTATTTTGGTAAAAACCTCTTATCCACCACTGGTTCTCCCTTTAGGTTTATTTTTTTATTCAGTAGGTCCTGCAGTAACAGCTTACACCAGTGAGCATGCAACACCCGATAATCTTGGAACTATTATGGGGTTTGTTAATATGATGGGATTCTTTGGAGCGACAACTGGTCCGTATTTTGTAGGGTTCTTAATCGATAAAATAGGTTATGAAGGAGCTTTTTACTCAATTTCAGGGATGTATTTAGTGAGCATGTTAATACTGGCCGTTGAAAAGATCCGATATTAG
- a CDS encoding serine/threonine-protein kinase RIO2, whose protein sequence is MVSKLLALGVYPNLRDLDFKVLRGVELNMRHYEWVPLENIAKFAKVDIETASHRLGKLDNWGLVRRRSDIGYIGYQLTIHGYDALVIRAFAQKGVIKAISQAQIGVGKEADVYIGITPSEEKVAVKFNRIGRTSYTRIKLYRPDFIDKRHISWLYISRLVAQREYEALQLLNPIAKVPKPIAWNRHAIVMEFIEGVELIELTDTDLTREEALEILTKVLEEYKRIVEFGIVHSDMSLYNIVLKSDGDILIIDWPQYLTTGFPDAKYYLERDLQVLLNSFKKKWGVKLNWEEVWKEFEAAFKMSLRRE, encoded by the coding sequence ATGGTAAGCAAACTTCTTGCACTTGGAGTCTATCCAAACTTGAGAGATCTCGATTTTAAGGTATTAAGAGGAGTAGAGTTAAATATGCGCCATTACGAATGGGTGCCTCTAGAGAATATTGCAAAATTTGCAAAAGTTGATATTGAAACTGCCTCTCATCGATTAGGAAAGCTTGACAACTGGGGGCTCGTTAGAAGAAGGAGTGATATAGGTTATATTGGTTATCAGCTGACAATTCATGGATATGATGCTCTAGTGATAAGGGCATTTGCCCAAAAAGGAGTTATCAAAGCAATAAGCCAAGCCCAGATTGGCGTTGGAAAAGAGGCCGATGTATATATCGGAATAACTCCCAGCGAAGAAAAAGTTGCGGTTAAGTTTAACCGAATTGGAAGAACAAGTTATACAAGAATAAAACTTTACAGACCCGATTTCATAGATAAAAGACATATTTCATGGTTATACATTTCTAGACTTGTTGCCCAAAGAGAATACGAAGCACTCCAGCTTCTAAACCCAATAGCAAAAGTTCCAAAACCAATTGCATGGAACAGACACGCAATTGTCATGGAGTTCATAGAAGGGGTTGAGCTTATAGAACTGACAGATACAGACCTAACGAGAGAGGAAGCCCTCGAAATACTTACTAAAGTTCTAGAAGAATACAAAAGGATAGTGGAATTCGGCATAGTACATTCCGATATGAGCCTTTACAACATAGTTCTTAAAAGTGATGGAGACATATTAATAATTGATTGGCCTCAATATCTAACAACAGGATTTCCAGATGCTAAATATTATCTCGAAAGAGACCTACAAGTGCTTTTGAACTCATTTAAGAAAAAATGGGGAGTAAAATTAAATTGGGAAGAAGTTTGGAAAGAATTCGAAGCAGCCTTTAAAATGAGCCTTAGAAGGGAGTAA
- a CDS encoding radical SAM protein gives MKIRVSYGTAVMLGLKRGRMLARPTTAYFMTYYEGKCLNNCAFCVQARESRADVEKLSRITWPAFELNDVVSRLGNSKFARVCLQTIDYPNLVKDVLELLRTFSGVKLPVSLSITPVNGEYLRQFKKFGVDYVGVGLDAASEGIYNMIKDSMYTWNEMWEFAKNIIQIFGERRAFIHLIFGLGESEEEFLGTIQRAYDIGAEVSIFAFTPVKGTTLEGRSPPALERYRLMQIGLNLIKNGIKRVEDFKFKNGKLVGFDLSREELFKVLSEEAFMTHGCPGCNRPYYNEKPSSEPYNFPIKPEKEYLNKVLEGLFQK, from the coding sequence ATGAAAATCAGAGTTTCCTATGGGACCGCAGTAATGTTAGGGTTAAAAAGAGGTAGAATGTTAGCAAGGCCCACGACAGCCTATTTTATGACATATTATGAAGGGAAGTGCCTCAATAATTGTGCTTTCTGTGTACAGGCAAGAGAAAGCAGGGCAGATGTAGAGAAACTTTCAAGAATAACTTGGCCTGCATTTGAGTTAAATGACGTAGTTTCTAGACTTGGAAATTCAAAATTTGCAAGGGTGTGTCTTCAAACTATAGACTACCCAAATCTTGTGAAAGATGTGTTAGAACTTCTTAGGACATTTTCCGGAGTTAAGCTACCGGTTTCTCTTTCAATTACCCCTGTAAATGGGGAGTATCTTAGACAATTCAAGAAATTTGGCGTTGATTATGTAGGGGTGGGTTTGGATGCTGCAAGTGAAGGAATTTATAACATGATAAAGGACTCCATGTACACTTGGAATGAAATGTGGGAGTTTGCGAAGAACATTATACAGATTTTTGGAGAAAGAAGAGCGTTTATCCATTTAATCTTTGGGCTAGGTGAAAGTGAAGAGGAATTTTTGGGCACAATTCAAAGGGCGTATGATATTGGGGCGGAAGTTTCCATTTTTGCGTTTACCCCAGTTAAGGGGACTACTCTAGAGGGGAGGTCTCCTCCAGCTCTTGAAAGGTATAGGTTGATGCAAATTGGCCTCAATCTAATTAAGAACGGAATAAAAAGGGTTGAGGATTTTAAGTTTAAAAATGGAAAGCTTGTTGGTTTTGACCTCTCACGAGAAGAGCTTTTCAAAGTACTCAGTGAAGAAGCTTTCATGACTCATGGGTGTCCAGGATGTAATAGGCCGTATTATAATGAAAAGCCAAGCAGTGAACCTTACAACTTTCCTATAAAGCCAGAGAAAGAATACTTAAATAAAGTTCTTGAGGGGTTATTCCAAAAGTGA
- a CDS encoding MFS transporter produces the protein MERKDLWLLHFSTFFFFLGYIVVAPLISPLAIQLGATPFVVGTVASVSSIFAFVLKPIGGILGDRGKSFEVMMFGTLFGALAGVFYVLSFFMKSLVIFAVGRAVHGMAAAFFFPSSLSTAIDLAPKGRVGETLGWRGTMFSISQLIGPALGGFMADYLGFQSAFLFTIIISLVGFLFVLKAYREVRTKVEVREQEEIKGSYRDLITAPFIFASFSLLFMVFAYSGMYTFLPAYYKISGLGTSVFGIYASIMGGFSLLTRVFGGREADKRGPVPVASIGIILITSAYLALLSYLLPPKAYLSAIVLGAGFGLTVPSLQMLALANLPKNIRGMGSSVYTMFFDLGYLSGPLILGYVAELEGYGRIFLFLPILTFLSLLSLIILKVVRRSKK, from the coding sequence ATGGAAAGAAAAGATCTTTGGCTTCTCCACTTTTCGACATTTTTCTTCTTCTTGGGATATATCGTAGTAGCCCCTCTAATTTCCCCGCTTGCTATTCAACTTGGGGCAACTCCCTTTGTTGTAGGAACTGTGGCTTCTGTCTCATCGATTTTTGCTTTTGTCTTAAAACCAATAGGGGGAATTCTAGGAGATAGGGGAAAGAGTTTTGAGGTCATGATGTTTGGTACTCTATTTGGAGCGTTAGCGGGTGTATTTTATGTGCTCTCTTTTTTCATGAAAAGCTTGGTAATTTTCGCTGTGGGGCGAGCAGTTCATGGAATGGCAGCCGCGTTTTTCTTTCCCTCATCTCTCTCAACAGCCATAGACCTTGCACCTAAGGGCAGGGTGGGAGAGACATTGGGATGGAGAGGAACAATGTTTTCTATAAGCCAACTTATAGGTCCTGCATTAGGAGGGTTTATGGCTGATTATCTTGGGTTCCAGTCAGCGTTTTTATTTACCATCATCATTTCTTTAGTCGGTTTTTTGTTTGTTCTAAAGGCGTATAGAGAGGTTAGAACTAAAGTAGAGGTAAGAGAGCAGGAGGAAATCAAAGGATCTTACAGAGATTTAATAACAGCTCCATTCATTTTTGCGTCTTTTTCACTCCTTTTCATGGTTTTTGCATATAGTGGGATGTACACATTCCTTCCTGCATATTACAAAATTTCAGGTCTTGGGACAAGCGTTTTTGGTATCTATGCTAGTATTATGGGTGGTTTTAGTCTCTTAACAAGGGTTTTTGGGGGCAGAGAAGCTGATAAGAGAGGTCCTGTCCCAGTGGCTTCGATAGGAATTATTTTAATAACTTCAGCATATTTGGCCTTGCTTTCGTATCTACTACCCCCTAAGGCATATCTAAGTGCTATTGTCCTTGGAGCAGGGTTTGGTCTAACGGTTCCTTCTCTGCAGATGCTGGCTTTAGCAAATCTACCTAAAAATATACGTGGAATGGGATCAAGTGTTTATACAATGTTCTTTGATCTTGGTTATCTTTCAGGCCCCTTAATTTTGGGGTACGTTGCAGAGCTTGAGGGGTATGGGAGAATATTCCTCTTCCTTCCGATCCTAACCTTTTTATCCCTCCTAAGTCTCATAATTCTTAAGGTAGTAAGGAGGAGTAAAAAATGA
- a CDS encoding isoaspartyl peptidase/L-asparaginase family protein, with amino-acid sequence MKAIIVHGGAGTIRNEERIPKILEGVREAVLAGWKELKRGSALDAVEEAVKVLEDNPIFNAGTGSVLTLDGKVEMDAAIMGSNLEAGAVAGVWGIKNPISVARKVMEKTDHVLLVGEGAVRFARLVGFEEYNPITEERLEQWKKLKEKLLKEASIPHWKRISELIREYPELLRSTVGAVAFDGEEIVAGTSTGGVFLKMFGRVGDTPIIGSGTYANEFAGASCTGLGEVAMKLLLAKTATDFVKSGMDAQKASEAAIELATQHFGNDNMGIIMVDRNGDIGFARNTKHMSVAYLREGMKKPIADI; translated from the coding sequence ATGAAAGCGATTATTGTTCATGGTGGAGCAGGTACAATAAGAAATGAAGAGAGAATTCCAAAGATTCTTGAAGGGGTAAGAGAGGCTGTTTTAGCAGGTTGGAAAGAATTAAAAAGAGGTTCGGCTCTTGATGCAGTTGAGGAGGCGGTTAAAGTATTGGAGGACAATCCTATCTTTAATGCAGGAACTGGTAGTGTTTTAACTTTGGATGGTAAAGTTGAGATGGATGCAGCTATTATGGGCTCTAATCTGGAAGCAGGAGCTGTAGCTGGTGTATGGGGCATTAAAAATCCAATAAGTGTCGCAAGAAAGGTTATGGAAAAAACAGATCATGTACTCCTTGTGGGAGAGGGGGCCGTCAGATTTGCTCGTTTGGTAGGGTTTGAGGAGTATAACCCAATAACAGAAGAAAGACTTGAACAATGGAAAAAACTCAAAGAGAAACTTCTCAAAGAAGCCTCTATACCCCATTGGAAAAGAATAAGTGAGCTGATAAGGGAATATCCTGAACTTCTTAGAAGCACAGTAGGGGCTGTAGCATTTGACGGAGAAGAAATTGTGGCTGGCACATCAACAGGAGGAGTATTCCTAAAAATGTTTGGGAGAGTTGGTGATACCCCAATAATTGGAAGTGGAACCTATGCTAACGAATTTGCGGGAGCTTCATGCACTGGTCTTGGAGAAGTCGCTATGAAATTGCTCCTGGCTAAAACAGCAACAGATTTTGTTAAATCTGGTATGGATGCTCAAAAAGCTAGTGAAGCTGCCATTGAGCTAGCTACTCAGCATTTTGGAAATGATAATATGGGAATAATAATGGTTGATAGAAATGGTGACATAGGTTTTGCGAGAAATACAAAACATATGAGTGTTGCATATCTGAGAGAGGGTATGAAAAAGCCAATTGCTGATATTTAG
- a CDS encoding MATE family efflux transporter gives MVKVDQMRAEILEGNIEKTLFRLAYPLIINNLIHVLYNITDTFWLGKIGREALSAPGVSWPLIGTLVNLGQGFAVAGFAIVGQYIGAKKYQKANNAAGALYSLVLFFASLTAVVGFLITPKALEFMKVTSNVYPYALTYVRIIFLGLPFSFIGFAFSALMRATGDTKTPVKINIFTVLLNVILDPILIFGFFGVPRLGVAGAAIATVFSNTLGSIIGTYLLFTGKAGLHLTFASLRPDFVFYKKIFRVGLPSGIGQSANSFGFVILTRIIFGFGDVTYAAYTITTRLVNFLTSISRGISMAMGTMIAQNVGAENYERAKRIAERTMIVNATIATMAVVVIGVLRVPIFRVFLDDKAVVEESAIVWRYFLTSVPFFNGLFVVVNNVFRASGHTKKSMMLGILRLWGLRIPLSYFLGYIIIGSSVGVFLGMGLSNVIAGLFGFAWFLRGTWMKRIIDEE, from the coding sequence ATGGTAAAGGTAGACCAGATGCGGGCAGAAATTCTAGAGGGCAATATAGAAAAGACACTTTTCAGACTAGCTTATCCATTGATAATCAACAACCTTATTCATGTGCTCTATAACATAACTGACACTTTTTGGCTTGGAAAAATCGGGAGAGAGGCATTATCAGCTCCAGGAGTTTCTTGGCCTCTTATTGGAACTCTTGTAAATCTAGGACAAGGATTTGCTGTTGCAGGATTTGCTATTGTAGGACAGTATATAGGAGCGAAAAAGTATCAAAAAGCCAACAATGCTGCTGGGGCATTGTATTCTCTGGTTCTATTTTTTGCTTCTTTAACTGCCGTTGTAGGGTTTCTTATCACACCCAAGGCTTTGGAATTCATGAAGGTTACTTCCAATGTCTATCCATATGCCTTAACTTATGTTAGGATAATCTTTTTGGGTTTGCCGTTTTCGTTTATAGGATTTGCGTTTAGTGCCCTTATGAGGGCTACGGGGGACACAAAAACCCCAGTTAAGATAAACATCTTCACAGTGTTGCTTAACGTTATTCTTGATCCAATTTTAATATTTGGGTTTTTTGGTGTTCCTAGACTGGGAGTGGCTGGAGCCGCAATAGCTACGGTCTTTTCAAATACTTTGGGATCAATAATTGGCACATACCTTCTTTTCACAGGAAAAGCTGGTTTACACCTTACTTTTGCTTCTTTGAGACCTGATTTTGTCTTTTATAAGAAAATTTTTAGAGTGGGCCTTCCCTCCGGAATTGGCCAATCTGCGAACAGTTTTGGATTTGTTATCTTAACCCGTATAATCTTTGGTTTTGGTGATGTTACATACGCCGCTTATACAATTACAACCCGCCTTGTAAATTTTCTCACGAGTATCTCTAGAGGGATAAGCATGGCGATGGGAACTATGATAGCTCAAAATGTTGGCGCTGAGAACTATGAGAGGGCCAAAAGGATTGCTGAGAGAACAATGATAGTAAACGCCACTATAGCGACTATGGCTGTTGTTGTTATTGGAGTATTGAGGGTACCGATTTTTAGAGTTTTTTTAGATGACAAAGCAGTTGTGGAAGAAAGTGCAATTGTCTGGAGATACTTTTTAACATCGGTTCCATTTTTCAACGGTCTCTTTGTTGTAGTTAATAACGTTTTTAGAGCCTCAGGACATACAAAGAAGAGCATGATGCTTGGAATCCTGAGACTTTGGGGCTTAAGAATACCTCTAAGTTATTTTCTTGGTTATATTATCATTGGATCCTCGGTAGGAGTTTTCCTAGGTATGGGGCTTAGTAATGTTATAGCTGGGCTTTTTGGTTTTGCATGGTTTTTGCGGGGAACATGGATGAAGAGGATTATAGATGAAGAATAG
- a CDS encoding MATE family efflux transporter — MDGEKLQAMRQEIVEGNIERIMLKLAYPLIINNMVQVLYNLTDTFWLGRLGTEELSAPGTSWPLVWFFMSIGMGFTTAGFAFVSQYVGAKDYEKANRAAGALYSLMMFFSAFVAIFGLIIAPFALKFMKVTPEVYPYALSYIRIIFIGIPFSFTLFAFNFLLRAVGDTKTPVKINMFTVFLNIILDPLLIFGWLGFPKLGVIGAAVATMFSNSVGSLIGGYLLFKGRVGIHLTLENLKPEWSFYERIFRVGLPSSVGFSTDAFGFVVLTRIIYIYGTVAFATYTIGNRLTNFMFAIANGISQAMGTMVGQNVGAENYERAKKIAERAMLTNLVVLGIGTIIVVVFRAQIFGFFIKDERVLNESVKFVRYFAFSLPFFGIFAAVSNVFQSSGHTKKSMILGMLRLWMLRIPLAYSLGKFTADTIGVWLGMGLSNVLAAVIGFVWFLRGSWMRRIIDH, encoded by the coding sequence TTGGATGGGGAGAAACTCCAAGCAATGCGACAGGAAATCGTGGAGGGGAACATAGAGAGAATTATGCTTAAGTTAGCCTATCCATTGATAATTAATAACATGGTTCAAGTTCTTTACAACTTAACTGATACGTTCTGGCTTGGTAGACTTGGTACAGAAGAACTTTCTGCTCCAGGGACTTCTTGGCCTCTTGTGTGGTTTTTCATGAGTATTGGAATGGGATTTACTACTGCTGGGTTTGCCTTTGTAAGCCAGTATGTTGGAGCAAAAGATTATGAAAAAGCTAATCGGGCTGCTGGTGCTCTATACTCACTTATGATGTTTTTCTCAGCGTTTGTAGCTATATTTGGTTTAATTATAGCGCCTTTTGCACTCAAGTTTATGAAGGTTACACCAGAAGTTTATCCCTATGCTCTTAGTTATATTAGAATAATTTTTATTGGAATACCCTTCTCTTTTACATTATTTGCCTTCAACTTTCTCTTGAGAGCAGTAGGGGATACAAAAACACCGGTAAAAATTAACATGTTTACAGTTTTCCTTAACATTATTCTTGATCCTCTCCTTATCTTTGGATGGCTGGGATTTCCAAAATTGGGGGTTATAGGGGCTGCTGTTGCTACGATGTTCTCAAATAGTGTTGGTTCATTGATTGGAGGGTATTTACTCTTCAAAGGGAGGGTGGGGATACATTTGACACTTGAGAACCTCAAGCCTGAATGGAGCTTTTATGAACGCATTTTTAGAGTCGGTTTGCCTTCAAGTGTGGGGTTCTCTACAGACGCTTTTGGATTTGTAGTCCTCACGAGAATAATTTACATCTACGGAACTGTTGCTTTTGCTACATATACAATAGGAAACAGACTTACGAATTTTATGTTCGCCATAGCGAATGGAATAAGTCAAGCAATGGGGACAATGGTAGGGCAGAATGTTGGCGCTGAGAACTATGAGAGGGCAAAAAAGATCGCTGAGAGAGCCATGCTCACCAATTTAGTCGTACTGGGAATTGGAACGATAATAGTAGTGGTATTTAGAGCCCAGATATTTGGCTTCTTTATTAAAGATGAAAGAGTATTAAATGAGAGTGTTAAATTTGTGAGGTATTTTGCATTCTCTTTACCATTTTTTGGAATTTTTGCTGCCGTAAGCAATGTTTTCCAGAGCTCAGGGCATACGAAGAAGAGCATGATTTTAGGTATGTTAAGACTGTGGATGCTTAGAATACCTTTAGCTTACTCTCTTGGGAAATTCACCGCAGATACAATAGGAGTATGGCTTGGAATGGGGTTAAGCAATGTGCTGGCTGCTGTAATTGGGTTTGTGTGGTTCTTGAGAGGTTCTTGGATGAGAAGGATAATAGACCATTAA